CCCGCCAGATCTTCCGCTACCGCTACTACCTTTCCTCCAGCCGGCAAACTGGCTGCGTTATAATACCAGTCCACACCATTCCTGCCTAAAACAGCCTTGCCTCTTTCCAGCATCGCACCCGCCGCATCATGTACCCGTACTTCCACTTCCGCTACCCTGAATTCATCTTTTGCTGTGACGATTACAGTGTTCTCTTCAAATTGGATATGCTGCACTTCGGGTGATTTAAATGCATCCTTTATCGCCATATTATAAGCATTCTGTCCGGCTCCTGCTTTGGACTTATAGTAAGCCTTTAGCTCCGGATCCAGTAGAATCATCTTTGCATATGCTGCTGCCACCTGCATCTTATACCGGGCTTCCAGCTGCTTTTTTGTCGGTTTTTTCTTCGACGGACCGCGTTTCTTGGCCATAATGATCTGGCCATTCCGTTCGTAGATCGTGAGTTGATCGCCGAGGGTACCTCTGACGAGTTGGAGGAGTATACTGTCTTTAACAATGGCCATAACAAACAATTTTTAAGTTATAGGAATGAATATACCTAAACGCCTGCAACTACGGTGAAGCTTTTATACTAAATCAGCACTAAATGAGTACTAATACATCACTTAATCTGCACCTCAATATCGAATTGATATACAAGTGTAGTTATAATGTACTTATAGTGTACTTAAAATGTAATGTTGGTCATAAAGCCTCGCTATACCTTAGTGGACTATCCAATAAAGGCTAAATTCCCCCTATGCGATATTCCCGCCGGTTACGTTCCGGGAACGATTGCGTAAATAAACACGCGTAATAAGTTGTTCGTTAGAAAATTAGCCGTTAAAATTGTTGAAGGAGCATGAATAATAAGGAGGGACATTTTGTAGCAGTAACCCGATATTCTCCGACAATTCTATCAACCAGTTGAACACGTCTATGAAATAGTTATAAGATTCTAAACATTGAATTCCACTTATGAAAGGATTAATTTTCTTCATGACCATCCTCCTGGGATGTATGAAGGTGTTTGCCCAGTCGTATCAGATCTCTGGAACAGTTACCAGCAAAGAATCCGGCGATAAATTGCCGGGCGTCTCCATTCGTATTAAAAACACGAATACGGGTACCCAGAGTGATGCCGACGGACAGTTTCACCTCAAAGTTCCCAATGGACAAACGGTTTCCCTGGTACTGACCTATGTAGGCTACCAGACACTCACAGTGAACGCTTCACCATCTAACACGGTAAAGGCACAATTACAACTAGCTAACAACAACATGAATGAAGTGGTTGTAGTTGGCTATGGCACCGTATCCAAAGGCAACTTTACCGGTGCTGCGTCTTCCCTGAATGCGCAGAAAGAACTGAAAGACGTACCGGCCAATACCGCCGCCGAAGCACTGGCAGGCCGCCTGGCTGGTGTGCAGGTCACGACGACCGAAGGCAGACCCGGTGCAGATATCCTGATCCGTGTCAGGGGCGGTGGCTCTATCACACAGGACAATTCTCCCCTCTACATTGTAGATGGTATCCAGGTTGAAAATGCACTCTCTTTATTGTCACCACAGGAAATACAAAGTATCGATGTACTCAAGGATGCTGCGTCTACCGCCATCTATGGTGCCAGAGGTGCTAATGGGGTGGTGATCATCACGACCAAAGGTGGTAAAGATATGCCCACCCGCGTAAGTTATGATGGCTATATGGGGGTACGTAGTATTGTGAACGAACTACCCGTATTATCGCCGTATGACTATGTAAAATATCAGTATAAACTGTACAACTATCAAACGGACGATGATACCAAAAATGCTTTCAGGGATAAGTATGGTCGCTGGGAGGATCTTGAATTGTACAAACAGGTACCGTCTACCGACTGGCAGGATGAAGTTTTTGGCCGCAATGCCACGAACAATACACATGTGGTCACGGTGACAGGTGGTAATAAAACCTCGTCTTTCAACCTCACGCTGAACAATACTTCCGAACAGGGTATCATGCTGGAATCCGGTTATCGCCGTACCATGGCAGCATTCCGTTTTGATCATACTGCCAGCAAACGCCTGAAGGTGGGCATCACCACCCGTTACAGCCGTCAACGGGTAGATGGCGTAGGTACTTCAAATACGGGTTCACAGGGCACTAACCGCCTGCGCAATGCCGTACGCTACAAACCGTTTATTGCTCCCGGTGATGAAGATGTGGTGGACGTATTCGATCCTGAATATGCGAATCTTACGAACCTTACGAATCCTGTGTTGCTTGCACACAATGAACTGAAATATGATTACCGAAACGATGCTAACCTAAACGGGTATATGAACTTTACGATCCTGGATGGATTGACCTTCCGGAGTACGGTAGGCTTCACCAGCACAGGCACGCGTACCAATACTTACAACGGGTATGTTACATCCGTAGCGCGTTCTAATGCAGATATGCCGGTAGTCACCATTGCTACAGGAGAAACGACGACCCTCACCAATTCAAATACGCTTAGTTATAACAAAAACTTTAATAATAAACACCAGCTCGATCTGCTGGCCGGTCAGGAAATTTATATGCTGAAAGGGAATTCTCAGAGCACTACTGTCAAGTGGATGCCAGTGGATCTTACACCTGAACAGGCATTTGCCGGTATTCAAAAGGCCACGCCGCCTACCGGGCAAATACAGGATCCGCCTACTACCAGCGTGACACAAAACAGGCTGATCTCATTTTTTGGCAGGGCCAATTATGGATACAACAACAGGTACCTGGCTACACTCACCCTGCGCTATGATGGGTCTTCCCGGTTCAGTTATGAAAATGGTTTTGCTTCTTTCCCCTCTTTAGCCCTGGCATGGCGGGTGACACAGGAAAATTTCATGCGGAATATTCATTGGCTTTCTGACCTGAAGCTACGCGCTACACTGGGTACTGCGGGTAATAACCGCATCTCGGAAGACCTGTTCAAAACCATGTATGGTACCAGCACCAGCTCCTATGCCTTTGATGAATCTGTGACACCGGGTACTGCCCCGCTGTCTTTAGCCAATCCTCGCCTGAAATGGGAAACGACTGTATCCCGCAACCTCGGGCTGGACTTCGCAATATTGGATAACCGGATCAGTGGTTCCGTGGATTATTATTACAACAATACCCGCGACCTCCTGCTGGCTGCACAGATTCCTCAAACTACGGGGTATAGCAGCCAGATCCAGAATGTAGGGAAGACGCAAAATAGGGGAGTGGAACTGCAGATTGCAGCGGTGGTGATCAATAAGAAAAAAATGAGTTACAATGTGTCTTTCAACATCGCGGCGAACAGAAACAAAATCGTGAGTCTGGGTACGGATCCTACCGGCGCCCCCCTGAAATCTTATTACGCCCAATCCGGTTGGGTAAATAGCCTGAACGATTTCCTGGTAGAAGTAGGACAGCCCATCGGACAATTTTACGGCTATGTCACCGATGGCTACTACAAGATCGAAGATTTCAATTACGACGCCGGCACACAACACTACACCCTGAAATCAGATGTCCCCAATAACAGCGCGGTAGCCCTTGGTAGTCGTGAAGTACAACCCGGTGACCTCAAACTGAAGAAGCTATCAAAAGATACTTCCAGGATCATTGGACTGAACGACAGGCAGGTATTGGGAAATGCCCAGCCGAAGTTCTTTGGTGGTTTCAACCAGCAGTTTACATGGAGGGGATTTGACGTGAGTGTTTTTGTCAACTTCTCTTATGGCAACAAGGTATACAATGCGAATAAGATCGAATTCACTACTACCTATCAATACAAAGATAACAACCTGATCCGGGAGATGAAAGATGCGTGGAAATGGTATGACGACAATGGTGCACTGGTAACTGATCCGGAGCAGCTGCAGGCGTTGAATAAGGATACAAAATACTGGTCAGCACCGGCGGGCAACTACTTCCTGCATTCCTTTGCTATAGAAGATGGTTCTTTTATCAGGATCAGTAACCTGACCATCGGGTATTCACTACCGTCTTCATTGCTGAAGAGAACCCAT
This Chitinophaga sancti DNA region includes the following protein-coding sequences:
- a CDS encoding TonB-dependent receptor produces the protein MKGLIFFMTILLGCMKVFAQSYQISGTVTSKESGDKLPGVSIRIKNTNTGTQSDADGQFHLKVPNGQTVSLVLTYVGYQTLTVNASPSNTVKAQLQLANNNMNEVVVVGYGTVSKGNFTGAASSLNAQKELKDVPANTAAEALAGRLAGVQVTTTEGRPGADILIRVRGGGSITQDNSPLYIVDGIQVENALSLLSPQEIQSIDVLKDAASTAIYGARGANGVVIITTKGGKDMPTRVSYDGYMGVRSIVNELPVLSPYDYVKYQYKLYNYQTDDDTKNAFRDKYGRWEDLELYKQVPSTDWQDEVFGRNATNNTHVVTVTGGNKTSSFNLTLNNTSEQGIMLESGYRRTMAAFRFDHTASKRLKVGITTRYSRQRVDGVGTSNTGSQGTNRLRNAVRYKPFIAPGDEDVVDVFDPEYANLTNLTNPVLLAHNELKYDYRNDANLNGYMNFTILDGLTFRSTVGFTSTGTRTNTYNGYVTSVARSNADMPVVTIATGETTTLTNSNTLSYNKNFNNKHQLDLLAGQEIYMLKGNSQSTTVKWMPVDLTPEQAFAGIQKATPPTGQIQDPPTTSVTQNRLISFFGRANYGYNNRYLATLTLRYDGSSRFSYENGFASFPSLALAWRVTQENFMRNIHWLSDLKLRATLGTAGNNRISEDLFKTMYGTSTSSYAFDESVTPGTAPLSLANPRLKWETTVSRNLGLDFAILDNRISGSVDYYYNNTRDLLLAAQIPQTTGYSSQIQNVGKTQNRGVELQIAAVVINKKKMSYNVSFNIAANRNKIVSLGTDPTGAPLKSYYAQSGWVNSLNDFLVEVGQPIGQFYGYVTDGYYKIEDFNYDAGTQHYTLKSDVPNNSAVALGSREVQPGDLKLKKLSKDTSRIIGLNDRQVLGNAQPKFFGGFNQQFTWRGFDVSVFVNFSYGNKVYNANKIEFTTTYQYKDNNLIREMKDAWKWYDDNGALVTDPEQLQALNKDTKYWSAPAGNYFLHSFAIEDGSFIRISNLTIGYSLPSSLLKRTHVFSRFRVYATVNNLYTFTKYTGYDPEANTRRSNPLTPGVDYAAYPRSRFILGGVNVSF